In one window of Arachis ipaensis cultivar K30076 chromosome B06, Araip1.1, whole genome shotgun sequence DNA:
- the LOC110263805 gene encoding uncharacterized protein LOC110263805 has product MQEREKGEGEEGGVVGVSPPPPPPLLKERSARRGGRRPHLTTFSPPTRRHCTALPPYLCYYRTPSSTKGARHRFSESSIGTAVLTTADEAHRSCSKVIATLFGSIGRCTVAGVVAENCRQNRCLLGIVYRELLCCMSPSEPPFHCCRLCSEQFVVASIVVVAAARLVALL; this is encoded by the exons ATGCAGGAAAGGGAGAAGGGGGAAGGAGAGGAAGGCGGCGTGGTGGGTGTAtcaccgccaccgccaccgccgCTATTG AAAGAGAGATCCgcgagaagaggaggaagaagaccACACCTAACCACGTTCAGTCCGCCGACGCGCCGCCACTGCACAGCGTTGCCGCCATACCTTTGTTACTATCGAACGCCGTCAAGCACGAAGGGAGCCAGACACCGCTTCTCTGAATCCTCTATTG GGACCGCCGTTCTTACCACCGCTGATGAAGCCCATCGGAGTTGCTCGAAGGTTATTGCCACTCTATTTGGTTCTATTGGAAGATGCACTGTTGCGGGCGTGGTTGCCGAAAACTGCCGCCAGAACCGGTGCCTTCTTG GGATTGTTTATCGCGAGTTGCTCTGTTGTATGTCGCCGTCGGAGCCACCATTCCACTGCTGTCGTCTTTGCTCGGAGCAGTTTGTTGTAGCAAGTATTGTTGTCGTTGCGGCTGCTCGGTTAGTCGCTCTTCTTTAG